A segment of the Mastacembelus armatus chromosome 7, fMasArm1.2, whole genome shotgun sequence genome:
TTATCTCAGATGCAGACTTTGATTTAATCAAGTTTGAATTAAATTCTCATGTAACCATCAGTCTGAACGAACCAGTGCATTGTGGTAGGGCCCCTTTAAAAACCCgatagattaaaaaaacaagtgtgtttttgaaaaactgtgttttaagTTTGGTTAtaatgtttctattattttgctTGTTAGCAGTGGCTGCATTACGTAAGGCAGATGTGTGgtgagaaaagaggaaacaagTGCCAGTTTAGCGGAAGTGGTACTGCCCTGAACGATACGCTGAGCGAGACGGAGGACTGAGGTTGAATCgtccagagagaaaaaaaaaagcaggattAAAAAGTCGTCAATATTGTAAGTGTAAAAACATCACACGTGTGAAATGTGCTTTATGGTACTACATTTTCATTCGTACTTTAGTGGCAGAATAGCTGTTTCATCTCGCCCGGCTGAATTCTATTGAGAAACCATCATGCTAACGGAGCGGGGTTTGGGAACGGCTAGTCGGTTAGCTTGCTGGCTAGCAGCTAGTGTTAGCCACGGAGCTAATCGACGGTCAAGATACTTTGTTCTGACAGGCTCGGCAGCCTGAGTGGGCCGCGGCACAgctgttgaaaatgaattaaacGCCAAAGTTATAGGTCACAGTACGAGACTTCATTTTGATGActaacagaaaaatgtcaattGCCAACATCATGCGCTGGGTTTTTAAACGAAAGCCAGACCTTGTTTCTGGCCTAGCGAACGAGCGTTACCGTTATATAGCGGTAACGCTATATTAAACGACGGGAGCTACCAAGCTAGTTAGCCACTCCATTCACTCTGCGTTATTACGAATACGACAGATTAGCCCGGGTAACGTTAGTCAATCCAGTAATACTGCAAATGTAAATATGACCAAAGCGAAGTATAAATAAGATCGGTCGTGGTCAACAGCCTAATGTTAACATCCGTTAGGGAAAGGTGTCAACCCGCTAGCGTTGCTAGCAGCATTAGAGCAAGGCATCAAAAACCTGACCCGGGAAGGCTTCGGCTGCTGTAGAGCGAGTGTCGGGTTAAACATCATTAATACAGCCAATAACCGCGTTGTGCATGTTAAGATTTAACTCATAAGATTATTTCAATTATATTCAGACATATTAAGAAAAATTAGGTTACGGGCGATGCGGGTGAGACAGGATTGTTAGAACCCTTTCAACGGGCTAGCTGCTAATCTTAGCATATAGTGTGTATGGTTGACCCACTTGCCAGGGGGCCCGTTTCCATTGAATCCAGTGGTGTAAATGTATGGTAAAAGCTGGTATCCCAAAGGACCTAGTCAGTTCATAACTGAGCTCAGAACACACTGACATGTCTACTGAATGTACAATGTGAGAAAACCTTTGAaatctttgtttccttttgacAAACTACAAATAACTACTTCTAATATTGTTTCCTCAGTTTAGAAAATGGATAAGAACGACCTGGTACAGAAGGCTAAGCTTGCTGAGCAGGCTGAGCGCTATGATGACATGGCTGCAGCCATGAAGTTGGTGACAGAGCAAGGTGCAGAGCTGTCAAATGAGGAGCGCAACCTTCTTTCAGTTGCCTACAAAAATGTGGTGGGAGCACGCCGTTCATCCTGGCGTGTCATCTCCAGCATCGAGCAGAAGACTGAAGGCaatgacaaaaaacagcagatggCACGTGAATACCGGGAGAAGATTGAATCTGAGCTGCAGGATATCTGCCATGATGTGCTTGTAAGTGTTTTAGGTGTCTTATTCTGATTCATACAGTTGTAATCACTGTGTTTCTTTAGTCTGACTATCATGAAGCTGAAAAGCTCAACTATTGATTTCAGGGTCTACTGGACCGCTATCTCATTGCCAATGCATCTGCTGCTGAAAGCAAGGTGTTCTATCTGAAAATGAAAGGTGACTATTATAGATACCTTTCTGAGGTTGCGTCTGGGGATAATAAGAAGGGTAAGTAAGGACATAATTTACATTATAATTTTGTGATGTAATACCGTACTTGCACTAggacatatttttataataatgagTCTAATAGATTATTTAGTTGTGTGAAAATTGCTTGAGGGATGAAGAGtgttacagcttttttttttttttttttttttgcttttgacgatttaaaaaaaagttatggtATTTCCACCTTCATTGTTGTTTCCAGCAATCGCAGGCAACAgtttttgggggaaaaaacagacAGCTACCTTTATGTCCTGcgtcaaacagcagacaaagtTTACTTTTAGGTAGTTATCAGAGTGGTTTATTTAGTACCTAAAGAGATAGATATTTTTTCTTCAGGCCTTGGTGGATACTAAAACAATGCTTAAaggagagtgaatattggacttacaTTTGCTTggcagacacaaacatgactCCAAAATAAGGCTAGTGTTGCTCCATGTCTACTCGGTATAATAGGCAACTTTTTGCTAAAACACTTGCCATTACTTTAAATACAAGAAAGCATATGTTTTGAGGCTTTTTTCCTGTTGCCACAAGtggtcaaaacatttttttttgtctttttctgcctATAGAGACAGTAGAGAATTCCCAGGAGGCATACAAGCAAGCTTTTGAAATTAGCAAGGGGGAGATGCAGCCAACACACCCTATCAGGCTTGGCCTGGCCCTCAACTTTTCAGTCTTCTACTATGAAATCCTCAACAACCCGGACAAGGCCTGCAGCCTTGCTAAGACGGTACAAATAGAAACCCAAAGGCAtaattttgaaacattttgcaAGAATTTTGACACCTTTATTTTTCAGTACTGACTAGtttgaagaaatgttttttgtttcactaCCACCAAACAATATTCAGAGGAAGCTATTAAACTATACAGTAAATAAGTTTATTGTTTGCATTTCAGGCCTTTGATGAAGCCATTGCTGAACTTGACACTTTGAATGAGGATTCTTACAAAGACAGCACCCTGATCATGCAGTTACTAAGGGACAACCTGACTGTGAGTCTTCCCCACATGCTTTTTTATCTGATTGATCCTGGTGTATTTATTATACAATTCATAATGCTTTCCTTATTCTGTTCGCAGCTGTGGACATCAGAAAACCAGGCAGATGAGGGAGAGACTGGAGAGGGGGAAAACTAATGGAATTGCACTGATAATCCACCTACACTCTTATCTTAAACACAGACAGCTTATATACATCCCCCTCCACTCCATCAGCCCCTCCCTCTTCTGTATGACAAGCAGCCTGAATTGCTCCTGACCAACTAGTTTACCCCTCTCAGTTCACTGTGAGGTGACAGGGTAATTTTCAGTTGTTAGCAGATTCAGTCACTTTGTGGAAACGTTGTATTGATTAGTGAGTCCatgttgctgttgttattgTCAGCTTTGTGTGACTGTATGTAGTGAGTGAGTGAGCGTGAATGGATGTGAAGGATAGTGCGTATGGTCCAGGGGGCAAAGGGGTTGTTGTGAATTCTAATTGTCCTTCCAAATTCCTTAGTCCCCGGTAGTTTGTTGTGCATTTTTCCATCCCATTTTTGTTACTTTTCTTATTTGTGATTCCTCATAATATTTACAGGTTTTATTGTATGGTAATTAAACTGGCAGTTGATTTCCACCAAACACTGTGATGGTAGGTGTTCAATTTGCTtaaacagttttgtgtttaaatttcCAGACACGTGTACAATCCTGTATTCAACTAACTGCAATTCAGCTGTGGGCTCATACAGAAAGGAGGCAGGCTGTATTGTGACACTGGCATCTTGGTGTACGGCTCCTCGATCATGttcacaaattcacagtttCAGAGTTCTAAGGGAATCCTTAAATTGTCATGTTAGATTTGTTCAGACATAAAACATTCCACCTTATTAGGCTTTTGGAAAGGCAGTGCTTTTTTTGAACTAAGTATGGATTGTCATTGTAGTTTTACTCACTGTTCAGGTGCTGCTTGATCCCAGTACAATGAAAAGTGTATGTGCGTAAATGTGGTTACATGTATTTTGCAAGATTGACTATCATCTGTATGTAAAACCTAAGGTAACCTTTTATTGATGTTAATTGAAAATGTCTTACCACACTGTATCAATCCTGCTTGCAAAATATTCCTCTTAAAGCGGTTGTTTTCtccaaaaaatgttttgtgccTGGCTTTCTCTTGCAGCCTCTTTTCACTTATGTGGCAGCATCTGCTTGTTGTTTTTAGAAATCTCAAAGAATGAGTTAGAACCGACAAAATTTGTAAAGGCTGATATCAGTTTTTACCCAGGTGCATCACTCTGTTGTTCAAAATAGCTGGTGTGAATGATAATGTCAAAAATCAGGTCTATTCTGAAGGTGCAATTGGAAGACGCTCATCACTTTGGAAAGAAGCTCAGTGTCACAATACCATGTATCACCACTACATTCCACATACTGTAGTTGAAGACACCATTCCACATTATAGCTGACAGTCTGTTTACTCTGACAGTGCTCCAATGAATTGAAATAATCTTCtgttggggggtggggtgggtgggggggggagTTATGTCAGTTTATTATTATGCTTGATGAAAATGCAGTTAGTGAATGTGGAACGAAGCCTGTCTGTATATCAGGTATCTActtgctttgtttttactgaCAAGTCTTATGGCTAAAATTTGCTTCTGTAACAGTCTATTACCCAGTGCACACACGTGGTTGTGAAAATTTAGATTAGCTCTAAAAAGCGATGATGAAATGGAGTTGATGGTTGGTGTAATTCtagctttgtgtttatgtatcTTAAAACCATACTAGTTTCACTATACATGTAAGAAATAGGAAAGTGTCAAAGACCATTCAGTGAAATAAAGTTTCGTTTAAGATAACAgtcttcatttttcttcccaAGAATCATTTACGTGAGTTagtcttgtaaaaaaaaataaataaataaagaatgcTTAAAATCATTCTTTACCACCAGGGGGCGAAAGAAATCAAGCTAAACCTGATACTAGGACTAGCTTTAATCGCGGAGTGCCACGTAAGATGATCTGTCCGCAGCTTAATTGACATGCAGAAGCGCGGATGAGCACTGCAGGTGTTCCACGGCCATAATTAAACGAAAACAATCTCCCGCTCACGTTGGACACGCGTCGCTCTCAGTCACACATGAAAAGTCAGACGCCCTGGTCATTTAACATTTGTAAGTAAAGTTTCCTTGGTCGATTTTCTCCAATTTGCATGGAAGGAGGTTAGCTGGTTCACGTGTAGCGAATATGAGCTAGTTTCAATTTGCAGTGCTCAGTAAAACGGTGTAAATGTAGCTAATTTTAGCTACCTCTCCGCAGCTTTGGAAACTAACTGAGCCTATTAACGTAATTTTTTCAATCGCAGCAAATTAAGACTATTcagtatatacaatatactgAAAGTCAAATGTTAGTTTATATGAATGTTTTAGATTGCGGCACCGTTTTCACAGAATTTAAAATTAGCCTTGTCTTGGTTATCAGACATGGTTTAGACCGGTAAAAGCAGTGAAATcatgttttcacaaaataaattatCAGAAACTGTGTTAAACAGTTAAACTAACCTGTTAATCAGGTCAaggtttaaaaaacatttttttgttatgcCTGGTCTTTTGTACTCAAACTggcagaaaacacaggaaactcgcattttccctttttaacaATGTTAGGTTTTCACTAAAGTGGGTTTTAAACATTACGAACTTAACTCGGGCCCTTTAACAGCAATGGTCGTTCATTATTGTCAATTAAGTGTCCcttaaattttcttttatttctaaaataactTCAATTATCTTTTCCCCTTACCTTTTATCTTGTAGcttttaatatattaaaattcTCCTAATTGTTTATACTCTTTATCAAGTCCACCTACACTGTGTCCTTTAATTCAGTTCAAAGAGGAAATGTGTCCAGGCTTTTGACTGGTTATGTAGCTCAATCTAATGCAGTCTAACAGTCTGAATTCCTCCTATTCAAAGAAGTGACAATATTCAGTTTTGTTGAAACATTTAGTGTTGATTCAAATACATGACAGTGGGGGGAGTTGCAGTTATTTAGATGAGAATGGGATTAACCTTACAAACCATATAAATGGTTAAAACGTAATATACATTTTGTGTCATGTCTTTGTAGTagaatacactgatttaaacaatATGATCATGAGCACATTTTACACACTCAAAAATTACAGGTGCACAATTTCTCTGCAGTTAGTGTGTAAAGTAACTTGTGGtgccaagtatggtgacccagcacggaatttgtgctctgcatttaacccattccaaagtgcacacacacacgccgtgaacacacacccggagcagtaCTAACTTTAACGGCAAATTTATGCAAAGCCTGTTGATTGTAAAGGGAGAAATGTGCTAGTGTGGTCCAAAATACCATCCCTCCAGTATTTTTATCTATGCTATAAAGGTTATAATGTCAGTGAACTGTGGTGTGGTTGTATTGATTCTGTCATGTCAGATTGTTACCTCAAACTATTGGAAACTGTGTTGggaatatttatgtttttgacatttaataCACTAAATGATTAAAGGTATAATTGGCAATTCTGGAAATCCAGTGGCTCAATTCTTAAAATAGACAGCCTAAGAAATCCCACCCTTTGCATGTGTTCTGCAATGGATCTTTCCAACAATACAGCAAGTTCTTTAGTCGCAGCTTTCTCAAATACAGCCTTTCATTTGTTCATGAAAGCTCCTTTAGTTACCTTTTTTGGCACAGCTTGCTAGCTTTAAAAACAGTGGTAAGACATTTGCCTGCGATGCCTTGTGAGAAACTCTTGGCTTGTGCATTAGCTTGTGCTAACTACTGGGGTCGCCAGTAGTTAGGCTGACAGGCAGCTAACTTTATTTGGGTCAAGTAAAATGATGGGTCAGGCTTTTTTGGTCCCTGCAGCCCTCACAAGtgatggatttatttatttatttgttgtcaGTGCATTTAATTTAGTATTTGATCGTGTGATTAAAGGGAAATTCAATAAAGGtaacaaaaaatgtttctgaaagaAATCACCCACCCTACTtggcaaagacaaagaaagcaaagaaagtgGCATGTAAACCAATAATGTAAACTCTTGCTACAACCCTATCCTGAAATACTTCTTTTACTCAGAAATGGCCTCAAAAATGACTATAGAGCCAAATCAGTACTTGTCtatcaacaaaatgttttgacaaaaacataatgcaatacttataagttgtttttttttttcttgaactAGTTGTTACCCATGATGAACAGTGGTGGACCAGCATATCCCCTTGCCTCTTTGTATGTAGGGGATCTGCACCCTGATGTTACAGAGGCTATGCTCTACCAGAAATTTTCTGCTGCTGGACCAATCATGTCAATCCGTGTGTGCCGAGACATCATCACCCGCAGATCCCTGGGATATGCTTACATAAACTTTCAGCAACCAGCTGACGGTAAAGTACCCACTTTGGTCAGTTCTGCCGAAATCAGAAGAGATAGGtatattttattcatcccccattgggtaaattcagattgtccagcagctcttacatttaaatatacacAGAAATAACTCTATATACAATGAACAAGATTATAAAAAAAagcacccagtcaataacatatcaGCAGTTACTGTTAACTTCCATGAATTCAACTTTTCACTTCACTGAAGAAAATAGGAACTTCACATAAGTGCCGAGTTAACGTGAAGTATTTTGAGTTCCTTGCTGATGTGCTGTAATACATTAGACTAGCCACCGTTCAGCGTAGTGTCACCCAATATGGATCAATATCAATAAACCCAAACAACAAATGTAATGCATTTTGGGCTGCAACTATGAGTTATTTTATCTGCCATTTTATCTTTCAATAACCATTTGAACTGTCAAATCCTGGCAAATTTCATGTAGTGCTTGACTTTGGTAAAAGAAATTAGCACAGTAAATACAATGTGCTTTATAGAAAACAATCATATTGAAAACAGTCTTGCAAGATAAGGAgctcaataaaacatttttgttttagcGGAGTGCGCCCTGGACACAATGAACTATGACATACTTAAGGGTCGGCCAATCCGAATAATGTGGTCTCAGCGGGACCCTGGACTCAGGAAATCTGGTGTGGGTAACATCTTTATCAAAAACATGGATGAATCTATTGACAACAAGGCACTGTACGATACCTTCTCAGCCTTTGGCAGTATTTTGTCCTGCAAGGTAAGTgacacattttgaaaaacagtaacatgctgctcacatcaGCTATATTACACACATGTAATTATGATTATAGTAATATCACTGAGTTCAGCTAATATTTAAACCTCAAATTCAAGGAGCTTTCTTGCAACTTAAGCTTTGTAATTTGTGTCATTTAAGTCTTTATCTTTGTAGGTTGTTTGTGATGAAAAAGGATCCAAAGGCTATGGCTTTGTTCATTTTGAGACCCAGGAAGCTGCAAACCGGGCCATCGAGACTATGAATGGGATGCTGCTGAATGATAGGAAAGTGTGAGTGTACTAAATAAAAGGATGTGGTCAGTTTAGATTTTCAGACAATGGCAATATGCAACCTGAATATAAGTTGAGGCAAAAAATATCACAGAATTTATAATATCTAAATGTACTGTTAATGCTGATGACTTGTTAAAAGCTTTCAGACATTTTGCAGATGACTTTTTCGTGTGTTTTTTGCTTAGTCGAAAGACAGCTAGAAATCTGGAATCTGGCTATGTCCACCCAAAGGCCTATTTCCTGGGAGAAAATTGTCAGTTGTCCCTGCTTAGGTCAGTGAATAGGTAGGATGTATTTCTAGGTTTGTTGACTCTTTATTGTAATTTTAGGACTAAATAGGTAATGGTGTTGCACAAAGGCCATCAGGATACTATTATGTCCAAacagtgtagtttttttttttttttttttattcatggtggaaataaaaggagtgctttttgtctttaaatgttGATACTGTGTAAACAACATTTACtggaatatttatttgttttaagacaaaaaaaatcacaatgtgGAAAGTAAAGATTGCAACTAACTTACCTTTTTTatcccttcattttttttccccctgttttATGGTTTGGACTCTGCTTGTAGGTTTGTTGGTCACTTCAAGTCCCGCAAGGAAAGAGAGGTGGAGTTTGGTACCAAAGCTATGAAGTTCACAAATGTCTACATCAAGAACTTTGGTGAAGACTACACTGATGAGAAACTGAAGGAAGTCTTCTCTGCATTTGGTCAGAAAGCACAAATTGTATTATACTACTCAGTGGTGCTAAGTACTGTAAATGGAATAAATGGATTGTAGCTATAGACcagaggtgggcactgagggccacagtcctgcttgtttttcaactatccctgccttaccaatgctgattaccggggtcaggtgtgttctgccaatcagaaactggaaggtaccaattcattttgtcttcccccacttccaACCATGTCTGAGATGGtatgttccagcttgtgattggctgaacacacctgatccaggtaatcagcagtgggtagtgtAGGGATAGTTGCAAAACAACCAGGACAGTGGCCCACGAGGAACATGGACTGCCCACCCCTGCTATAGACGAAGCATTAAATTAATATACATCTTTTTCATGTCTTATTCTGGGTTGTGGTCTCAGGGAGGACTCTCAGTGTGCGGGTAATGAAGGACGAGAGGGGTCGTTCACGAGGATTTGGATTTGTCAACTATGCCAACCATGAAGATGCTCAGAAGGTAATACATGCCAAGTGTCCATGTCCACTAAGACTGTATACCTGCCAGCAGTACCAGTGCATTGCAGTCGCATTAGGGCTGGGATTGCAGCGTAGTTTAACAAAAATGGAAGTAGTTTAGTGGGCTTGTTACTAATGGAAAATAAGATTGATTCACTGTTATTTAATGTGTAAACTACCTTCAGTTGCAGGATATTCGTGTAATGGTAACAAGTCTGGCGCTCCTCTTGTTTAACAGGCAGTTGACGAAATGAATGGAAAAGAGATCAATGGCAAAATCATCTATGTAGGGCGGGCTCAGAAGCGCCTGGAACGCCAGGGAGAGCTCAAACGCAAGTTTGACCAGATCAAACAGGACCGCATCCAGCGCTATCAGGTACTGCTGCGTTGTGTGTTGTACTAATGTCTATTATTTGTGTTATGACTTTTATGGTTAATGTTGTTGTATTTATCTTGTAAGAGTTGATATGGTAAATGTTATGACAGGCCTTACCTATCAACAGTAATTCAGCTGGGTACACATGCTCTTTGACAGCAGTGTACTGGTAACAATTGACTTGaactgaatacacacacatagtgtGTATGGATTTAAGTATTCACCTCATACTAGGAGGAAATAGCCTGGTTCAGTCCAAATATATCAAAAGTTATACTTTTGTGAGGCACTGTCTTAATTCTTTctaaggtgaaaaaaaaaaaaccctgggacatgtgtatatttgtttgtcTTGATTTTGACTTGTGAGCAATTGTACCAACTTCTGTGAGATAAAGATGAACTGAATTTCTGTGCTGTATGTGATGTGCAGATGATTGAAATCGAAGGAGCCATGAATGGGAATTGTGGGCAGTCCTTAAAGAGCTGTGGTGGTTTGCTCTTCTCATGTCACATCCGGATAGTCTTGAGCTAGTTTTGCAGATTGAAAACACTGGGCTCATTCATTTCTGTACAATTAATATGATGTGCTACTCAGAGGCAGCCAGCTTGTAAAAGATGCTCCTTTAAATGTTGCTTCCCAATTGACAAAGTCCAGTTGCACAAAAGATTTTACCTAATACTGGGATGTAAAAttgcactgtttttaaaaagaaatactttTAGCTGACTGAATTTCTCTTCAAGCTGAACTCCATTCCAGGTCAGCTGCATCAGATGCTGCAAAATGTAGACTTCAGTTTGGTACTCTGAACTTTTTATGTTGATCTCACAGATCAGCTTGACAGGCAGGGTTGGGTTGTGTTAACttaacatttttcacttttgctATTTCCAGGGGGTGAATCTGTATGTGAAGAACCTGGACGATAGCATAGATGACGACAGACTTCGGAAAGAGTTTGCCCCTTATGGCACCATCACTAGTGCAAAGGTATTGTAGCAAGACATCTTGGGCCGtcttcagtgatttttttatttttattttttttttcctagctATTATAAGAGCGATGATTTTCTTTTATGGTGTacattttgtgtatgtgttctgAGTAAATGCATGTATCAGTCTGTACGTTTTTGATTTATTGAACTGATCTAATAATAGAGGCTGTGCTTGTACAAAATCTGCCACCTAATCACCACAGAAATGGCAACATCGAGGGTGGGTGTGGAGCCTTGTAAAAATGACTTCAGCTAAAAAGTGCAGCCTTTTGCGATGATTATTTTGGTTTAACTTCAGTTTAATGCCAGGTATCTTCAGGTAGCTGTGAACTTCAGCTTCTTTGTTTCCTGTAGGTGATGACAGATGGCTCCCAAAGCAAAGGCTTTGgctttgtctgtttctcttcaccTGAGGAAGCAACAAAAGCAGTAACTGAAATGAACGGGAGAATTGTTGCAACCAAGCCGCTGTACGTGGCTCTGGCTCA
Coding sequences within it:
- the LOC113145509 gene encoding 14-3-3 protein beta/alpha-1-like, with product MDKNDLVQKAKLAEQAERYDDMAAAMKLVTEQGAELSNEERNLLSVAYKNVVGARRSSWRVISSIEQKTEGNDKKQQMAREYREKIESELQDICHDVLGLLDRYLIANASAAESKVFYLKMKGDYYRYLSEVASGDNKKETVENSQEAYKQAFEISKGEMQPTHPIRLGLALNFSVFYYEILNNPDKACSLAKTAFDEAIAELDTLNEDSYKDSTLIMQLLRDNLTLWTSENQADEGETGEGEN
- the pabpc1l gene encoding polyadenylate-binding protein 1-like; this translates as MMNSGGPAYPLASLYVGDLHPDVTEAMLYQKFSAAGPIMSIRVCRDIITRRSLGYAYINFQQPADAECALDTMNYDILKGRPIRIMWSQRDPGLRKSGVGNIFIKNMDESIDNKALYDTFSAFGSILSCKVVCDEKGSKGYGFVHFETQEAANRAIETMNGMLLNDRKVFVGHFKSRKEREVEFGTKAMKFTNVYIKNFGEDYTDEKLKEVFSAFGRTLSVRVMKDERGRSRGFGFVNYANHEDAQKAVDEMNGKEINGKIIYVGRAQKRLERQGELKRKFDQIKQDRIQRYQGVNLYVKNLDDSIDDDRLRKEFAPYGTITSAKVMTDGSQSKGFGFVCFSSPEEATKAVTEMNGRIVATKPLYVALAQRREERKAILTNKYMQRLATLRTMTSPIIDSYQQAGYYMTPPTRSFYNHNAVSNMRPIPPWTGQPPRTQGPYSTQFIGSSVPRRGSTSIATVRQASTQAPRVISSTHKTNNIGTQTVGGRTDMPVVNRSSQYKYSSAVRNPQQVVSVPAPLTRLQVQVPAHVKEPPVHAQGQEPLTASMLAAAPLMDQKQLLGERLYPLIHALHPNLAGKITGMLLEIDNSELLHMLESPESLNAKVDEAIAVLQAHQAKQRTKK